CTTTTGAAAGACTTGTAATATACGCAAAGGTTTTCTTCCACGAAACAAGACATAattactaaaacaaaaaaacttttgaaaatGATTTAGGAACCAACGCAATTAGAGCGGTGAGTATTGGTGTGCTAATGTGATAAATGATCATCAACACTCATTAACTTTCCTTCATGTTTGTATTGGACCACACTTGTTCTTGTGTCgactttccaaaaaaaataaactctaCTCAAACCTAATTCAAAAGGCTTAAACCCTAACAcaaggtttatatattttaaatcccaAGAGGAGATACCTCCCCGTTTCGAgttttatgtcaaaaataacaCAGTGAACATACACTCTAAGTTAAGTTTTTGATAATAAATGATCTATTCTTGAGCTCGGAAACTAATCCCATGGAACATTGGTGATGATGAATCaaaaagaggagaagaagatataCACAAAACAATAACTTTGGTTTTCACATACATTATCAACAACTCAATAGGCAAAACTTACAAAGATTGAGAGAGTTTACAAAACAGAACCACTCTGAGATTACAATTTTGATCTCACCTCGCTCCATCTTTCTTCACAACATCAAAACTATTACGTCAACAAAACTTTGTAGTAACACCAACACACAAAACTTATGTCTCTCTTTAGGGGTTCTTGCTTTCCCCTGCCATTAACTGCCTCTGCTATACTGTAATAACTTAAACAAAAACAGAGCTTTTTTTACCTTGCTCCTATAGCTAATAATAACAACACCTAGCTGCAAAACTTATGGGCACGCGATATTAAGAGGAGTGGTTGTACTCGTTGCAAGATGATCGACGAAAGCAAACTTGTCAATGGTGGTTCCAATGAGACCAAGATCGATCTCCACGTCTGAGAAATCATAGTCTGGAAGTTCGCTTGGACCGTCGCATTCTAGACCAATGATGTTCATATCATCTATACCGCAGTAATCATCCAAGAGCTGGTCGTCCTTCTCTTCAGTTAAGAAGAAATCAAGCTCACAAGCATTTGGGATCAGTGACTCATCAATGAAGCAACCCATATCAGGAATCTGTAGATCTGCGAAGTTGAAGTCAAAACTCGGCTTCTTTGAATCAGTTACCTTCATATCACGATCAATGCTTGACACAGCTTCAACATTAGAGGCGATAGAAACAGTCTCATTTGAAGCAGTTGAATCACAGGGAGCAGCAGAACAGGCTGCAGCCAAAGCATCAAACTCGAGCTTCTTGTTAGCATAAGCATCAGCAGCTTGTTCAAGTGTCTCGTAAGTACCCAACCAAGTTCTTGTCTTGGTGATTGGATGTCTGATCTCAGCAGCCCATTTGCCCCATTTCCTCTGCCTTACACCAACAGGCTTCGTGACACTAGAGCGCCCAACAACCTGAGAGGCTTTCCCACTTAAAGCCTTTTTGCTTCCACCATTGTTACGACTCTCCTGAACATAAGAGCTTTCAGACTCTGCTTGAGCAGTGGCTGGAGAGAAAGGACGGTCGATCTCGCAGACATAACGTTTCCTCCTCCTACTCGTTTCAACATCTTCCTCGCCTGATGAGTAGTCAGTAGCGTAAGGATCATTCACAACGAAACGGATCTTTCTCATAGTCTTCAGATCTTCGGATAAACCAGGGAGGCGGTTAAGCTGGAAAGGTTTCTTCTTGGGCTTTTTGCTGGGCTTGGTGGCGTGAAGGGAAGAACGTTTCTTTGGTTCAGCCATTTTATCGAACACTTGGTGTGCAGAATCTCAAACCAAACCCCTCTAAAAACCCTCTCTAAATCAATAAGTCaaataagaacaaaaaagaGTTGAATTACACGAAACCCTCCAAAAGATTCAACTTCCTGTTTCAAATTCAATACCCAGAAACTCGCTTCAGATTCGAACAGAGAAGCTTTTAAGAGTAAAGTTGAAGACTTTAAGCAAACCCAGTTACCTTTTAGGTCTTAATCGCATGGAATCCGAGAAACACACAAGAACAGAGCttaagaagaagatgaagagagaaAGAGTGAAAGAGAGTAGCCGGAGCTCCGGCGAGTTAAGAGGGAacctagtctctctctctctctctcgactcTTTCGCTCTCTTTGCGTTGCGCAAAAGTGAAAAAGAGAAGGGAGAGACTAGTAGATATAACAAGATTCAGAAGATAAAGTAAGAATCATATCGAATCGTAAACAGATGATATTTCTATGGCCAAGATTTTTTCCTGCCTCTCTTTTTCTCTAACgactgtgacaaaaaaaaaattaatatttatgtcGGAAAATAAAAAGCTAAAAGGAAATTGGtaaatgataaatttaaaatatcgaGGAATTTAATAAAGAGCTGGAAATTAATAAGAACACAATTGAACAAACGCAGATctcaaaaactttaaataaagagcattaaagtaaaaaaaagagttagatgaaattttaattatttttttctttctcttttcttctggAGAGATACAATTTAACCACAGACAATGAACGTATTAATTGTAGGTGTAAGTGTAACTTTTACAAGAATGGTAACAAAACTAGGGCCCTAAATTCCATTTGTGGAATTATCTTCTGGGCAAATGGTAAAATTACAGTTTGCGAAAATAGCAAAagatcattttataattttattcatGACCACTTCTTGTCACTGCTACTGCACACTGTGCCAATGTGAAGTAgacaaatattataatattcagtaaaaatatacaatatggTTGGTAGTGACTAGTAACGAATACTCGATCGATTACATTACTAATAAACATGAAAACTTGCCGGGGTTGAATAAGAGGTTAGTTTACTTTTATATGTTTTGATGGAGGCAAAGAAGGCCAATATCGAACGTGGGATTGTCACATCCCCACAATTGCTAGTTGCTACCAACCCAAGGATTTTTCATCACAATTCAAAAGTCTTCTTTCCAATTTTAGTGGACATGAATACAATGAGAATATTTCACAACTCAAAAACGATTTGAATTCGTCCGAGTCTTCGTAAAGTCAATGATCGACGGAACCTAACTGTGTCAGTGTTCACAAATGAACAAGTGTTAGTTAATACTTTTACATAGTTTGCATCAAACAGAACATAAAACAATTACTGATATAAAATAGACTAATAACTTGATAATATCTGTGCGGTATATAAATTCCATATATGAGCTGAGCAATTTGTACGTAAGACATTTTAGTCAAAAAATAATTGTATGTAGAATATACAAATTGTCTATTGACTATTGAGATACACGTCCGTTAAACCTTTTCGGGACGTTTGAGAGTAAAAATTGAGATAGATCTGCTGTTGCGTAAGGACCGGTTTGGTCAAGATGGTCTCGAGTCTGGTCCATTTAAGCTTTCATTTTAAAGCTTGAGCATGTCATCTATTTTAGATTGCAGCCATACTCggattaacctaaaatatatacCAACTTCAGGATTTtctgattatttaaattaaatcaaagaaaaatgaaagaaaTGTCGCATTCTTtcgttttcatcaagaaaaggCTAAGCACTCGTGATTCCAGATTTGTTTGTTTACGTGTTCACAGCTTTTTTTATTATCGCTGGCAACTGCCACATTCGTCCAGACTTGCTTACACCcttcttatttacaaaactACCAATGTCAGAGCGTTTGGAGAATAGGTTTAATATAAACCAAAGTTTTGGTCTGcaatgactttttttttgcagtaTCACCAAAGTTTTTGCAATAACTAAAACCAAATTTAAGCAAGAAATGTGAGAAGTAAACAGAAAAAGCAAACAGTGAACGCACGCCTGAATGCATGTGACTTGCCTACCCTACGTGAAGAGTGAAGACAAGACAatataaaagagagaaagaaaaagcaTTTTTCTCCGCCAAATCTAATATACAAATGGCCCATACTAATTACTCCTTATCGACCAAACGTATTTTTTGTAAAAGCAGTAAATTAATTTGACCAAACTTTCCAACGATTGTTGGTTGatataaaaacataacaaaacatATAGTATATACTCTATgcacttaaaaaaattataggaaCATAAGAAATCCAaagatttataattatttacaatttctttttttttgaaaaagatattttacaattattttttgaaaaagaaatccaaagattttttaaaaaattatttacaattgtATTTTCTACTGTGTTTTGTTAAATGTTCATATATACAATTTCGTGATACATCTTCATCAACTAAATGTTGAAGGTTTTAATTATCTCGGATAAATATTCCATCAGAAAACAGCAGTATATTCCATAGTGTACTTCATCAATCGACTTAGATGTGTGTCCTTCAAGATCCGAAGTTGCGAAATAACCCAATTGTATATACTTCTTAGAGCTTATGGATTTTATCGGATTCATCCATGCATCCGCTGGTTATGCCTTGTTggaaagtaataaaaaaaaaaacgagattgTCAATAATTAGTACCGGGAAGAATATGCATTTTATTTAGGGCCTGGtttaaacgcagcggttgcggttgcggttgcgggagtttgcggatgcggacggttgcggtttttaatggttttaaaagatttgtatGATTGgcactgcggttaaaaattagTGCGTTTGCGGaagacttatgactggttaactaccaaatgcgataacggtcaaataataaattaataatatttatatttaatatacttataaaaatatcaaaaatcataaaattataataaatataaaatttatatttagaaagttataattttaatttttaaaaaatttattaaaattatttttactataaaaatttagaatattaattaaaatataatagatatattttagtatatttataatttcaattttaaatttttgattaaatatttttacttttgtatatatattgttttttttaaagaaaaaaatttaccctcccgcaaccgcccacaaccgcaaacgctaactggagccagcttttgaatttatgaggttcggAGCGATTTGAAACGGTTTAGaacgatttgagtgattgttgtaAACCGCCAATAACCGCTATCAACCGCAAAAACTGCGTTTgtgggtggtagcgggaaaaccagtcgcccCCTAAGTATGCATTCCAAAGAACATTCGGACAAAAACTTTCTAGTAGAAAATAAGAAGATAAAACATTCACTAATACAGGTGTCGGATTATCATTGTCACGTGGTGTCTGAATGTAGTCATTCGAGCACGTggattattagtaataaatatgTAGCTATCGACGACCATAAATTGTTCCATGGACGACTCATAGCAATATAGCATAAAGCTATTAATATCACTAAAATGTGGAAAATACAGAACTAATTATGTAATAAGTGGACACGTCAGAGAAAGTGGAGAGTTGAAAAACAGAAGAGTGTCGAGGGAGAGGAAGTCAAGTAGTGGACGGAAGCTTGGAATATGGGAAACAGCTTAGCCGCCTACGTGGACCCCAtatttttgtctttattttatttttgcttttcATTATCGAGAGTTCGCTACAATCGATTTTTATTTACACACGATTCGTGTTTAGTCGGCCCACCAAAGACCCCGAAATTAGGCCCATTGTTACATATGTCCACAAAATTCGAAGGATGCGAGGAATGTACTACTTAGGGGGTTACATTGGTTCAAACAGCAAGATTTGAAAGCACTATGCTagagattaataaaaaaagtttgaatcaAAGATAGCGTCATAGATACTCGGATGCATCGGAATAACATTCGAGATCAAACTGGTAGACAATCTAGTTACCTTGCATTGTGACTTAAGAACATTCTATACCATCACGACTTCACTTAAACCAGGCCTCTTCTCTTGTTTAACTAATTTACTCTTACGTCTTCGTGTATTTGCCATCATGGACTGATAAGACCTGAAAAAGTTTCCAA
This genomic interval from Brassica napus cultivar Da-Ae chromosome A6, Da-Ae, whole genome shotgun sequence contains the following:
- the LOC106349414 gene encoding ethylene-responsive transcription factor ERF119; the protein is MAEPKKRSSLHATKPSKKPKKKPFQLNRLPGLSEDLKTMRKIRFVVNDPYATDYSSGEEDVETSRRRKRYVCEIDRPFSPATAQAESESSYVQESRNNGGSKKALSGKASQVVGRSSVTKPVGVRQRKWGKWAAEIRHPITKTRTWLGTYETLEQAADAYANKKLEFDALAAACSAAPCDSTASNETVSIASNVEAVSSIDRDMKVTDSKKPSFDFNFADLQIPDMGCFIDESLIPNACELDFFLTEEKDDQLLDDYCGIDDMNIIGLECDGPSELPDYDFSDVEIDLGLIGTTIDKFAFVDHLATSTTTPLNIACP